From Nilaparvata lugens isolate BPH chromosome 7, ASM1435652v1, whole genome shotgun sequence, one genomic window encodes:
- the LOC111055395 gene encoding uncharacterized protein LOC111055395 has product MFKWNCDLSLFKNATVIIPTISVANVAQLTVDLLITNTSAKRVGSVWSRAFIPYVGLDSFNDDSNSQTKDLSCMIELYQTGSDILIFQIRSPYANKFDIKSCVRELVDTLKGLDVKRLLILTAVYDHCRLSQELDDKSSAAEFRYIESPEFHTQYHQEIENLPLKQYLQGSRLNETSSNNPYCLKHCGTGFAHDLLSACVERQVPALVFLSFTSDGFNNMLAVKFFRLISMWLPFSVGDRVLFPHSWKFLTGQPDRFAGRDLNREFDVGEVLQFLKC; this is encoded by the coding sequence ATGTTCAAGTGGAATTGTGATTTATCGCTCTTCAAAAATGCAACCGTTATTATTCCTACAATCTCAGTGGCGAACGTGGCTCAGCTGACAGTGGATCTTCTCATAACCAACACATCAGCGAAGCGCGTGGGATCGGTGTGGAGCAGGGCTTTTATTCCCTATGTAGGGCTGGACTCGTTCAACGATGATTCGAATTCTCAGACTAAAGATCTCTCCTGTATGATCGAATTGTACCAAACTGGAAGTGATAtcctaatttttcaaataagatcACCGTATGCCAACAAATTTGATATCAAATCGTGTGTGAGAGAATTAGTGGACACATTGAAAGGACTGGATGTGAAAAGGTTGTTGATCTTGACCGCAGTTTACGATCACTGTCGACTCTCTCAGGAACTCGATGATAAGTCTAGCGCAGCGGAATTCCGCTACATAGAATCACCGGAGTTCCACACACAATACCACCAGGAAATCGAGAATCTGCCGTTGAAACAGTATTTACAAGGCAGTAGACTTAACGAAACATCTTCCAATAACCCGTATTGTTTGAAGCATTGTGGTACAGGGTTTGCTCATGATCTCCTATCAGCATGTGTTGAACGGCAGGTACCAGCCTTAGTTTTCTTGAGCTTCACGTCTGATGGATTCAACAATATGCTGGCTGTCAAGTTTTTCAGGTTAATTTCCATGTGGCTTCCGTTCAGTGTTGGCGACCGTGTACTCTTTCCTCATTCGTGGAAATTTCTCACAGGCCAGCCAGACCGATTCGCGGGTAGAGACTTGAACCGTGAGTTTGATGTTGGTGAAGTtctacaatttttgaaatgctGA